In one Deinococcus aquiradiocola genomic region, the following are encoded:
- the ppgK gene encoding polyphosphate--glucose phosphotransferase, giving the protein MSGVLGIDIGGSGIKGAPVDLRTGTLLAERVRIPTPEGARPEDVTAVVAELAGVFPDTSGPIGVTFPGIVRGGVTLSAANVDKGWIGLDADDRFSRAVGRPVTLLNDADAAGLAEARFGAGAGVPGVVMMLTFGTGIGSALMYNGVLVPNTELGHIELNGREVEPWASGAAKDREDLSWKQWAKRATEYLEYLERLFSPDLFIIGGGLSKKADKWQEYLKVKTPVKPAGLQNEAGIVGAALMASERRG; this is encoded by the coding sequence GTGAGCGGGGTGCTGGGCATCGATATCGGCGGGAGCGGCATCAAGGGCGCGCCGGTGGACCTGAGGACCGGGACGCTGCTCGCGGAACGCGTGCGGATTCCCACGCCGGAAGGCGCGCGGCCCGAGGACGTGACGGCCGTGGTGGCGGAGCTGGCGGGCGTGTTCCCCGACACGAGCGGCCCGATCGGGGTGACGTTCCCGGGCATCGTGCGGGGCGGCGTGACGCTGTCGGCCGCGAACGTCGACAAGGGCTGGATCGGGCTGGACGCCGACGACCGCTTCAGTCGCGCGGTGGGCCGCCCCGTCACGCTGCTGAACGATGCGGACGCGGCCGGGCTGGCCGAGGCGCGGTTCGGGGCGGGGGCGGGCGTGCCGGGCGTGGTGATGATGCTGACCTTCGGGACAGGCATCGGGAGTGCCCTGATGTACAACGGGGTGCTCGTGCCGAACACCGAACTGGGGCACATCGAGCTGAACGGGCGCGAGGTGGAGCCGTGGGCGTCGGGGGCCGCGAAGGACCGCGAGGACCTCAGCTGGAAGCAGTGGGCGAAGCGCGCCACCGAGTACCTGGAGTACCTGGAGCGGCTGTTCAGCCCGGACCTGTTCATCATCGGGGGTGGGCTGAGCAAGAAGGCCGACAAGTGGCAGGAGTACCTGAAGGTGAAGACGCCGGTGAAGCCCGCGGGCCTGCAGAACGAGGCGGGCATCGTGGGGGCGGCGCTGATGGCGAGCGAACGCCGGGGCTGA
- the rpmI gene encoding 50S ribosomal protein L35 translates to MPKMKTKKSVVRRVKITATGKVMAFKSGKRHQNTGKSGDEIRGKGRGFVLAKSEWARMKLALPKGN, encoded by the coding sequence ATGCCTAAGATGAAGACCAAGAAGAGTGTCGTGCGCCGCGTGAAGATCACGGCGACCGGCAAAGTCATGGCGTTCAAGAGCGGTAAACGCCACCAGAACACCGGCAAGAGCGGCGATGAGATTCGTGGTAAAGGCAGAGGCTTCGTGCTGGCCAAGAGCGAATGGGCCCGTATGAAACTCGCACTGCCGAAGGGGAACTGA
- the thpR gene encoding RNA 2',3'-cyclic phosphodiesterase, with the protein MTRSQTGRQAGRKPAPTAGGRADSGQPGSGAASAGAGKGQGSKSKGGKGAGGSTQGRPAAPARERTLRLFFGLKLPETTSQDLVAAQAKLTSNWRRVDPDQLHVTLAYLPGVPEGKVAALRDLGKRLAAEAAPMTLRLRGTGYHPNVGTPRVWFVKVEGDGLSELAARLAAELDALGFPVEGKFQPHVTLARKKGPAPRLPPLTFTQDWSATQMHLIHTFLPRDKTGPIYDTVSRFPLTGSAPLPAPTPTATTAQLPQEDDHG; encoded by the coding sequence ATGACCCGCTCCCAGACAGGCAGGCAGGCGGGCCGCAAGCCTGCCCCCACCGCCGGAGGCCGGGCCGACAGCGGTCAGCCCGGCAGCGGTGCGGCCAGCGCAGGAGCCGGAAAGGGCCAGGGCAGCAAGAGCAAGGGCGGCAAGGGCGCAGGCGGCAGCACCCAGGGCCGCCCCGCCGCGCCCGCCCGTGAACGCACCCTGCGGCTGTTCTTCGGCCTGAAACTCCCCGAGACGACCAGCCAGGACCTCGTGGCCGCGCAGGCGAAACTCACCAGCAACTGGCGGCGCGTCGACCCCGACCAGCTGCACGTCACGCTCGCGTACCTGCCCGGCGTGCCGGAAGGCAAGGTCGCCGCCCTGCGCGACCTCGGAAAACGCCTCGCCGCCGAGGCCGCCCCCATGACGCTGCGCCTGCGCGGCACCGGCTACCACCCCAACGTCGGCACGCCCCGCGTGTGGTTCGTGAAGGTCGAAGGCGACGGACTCAGCGAACTCGCCGCGCGCCTCGCCGCCGAACTGGACGCGCTCGGCTTTCCCGTCGAGGGGAAATTCCAGCCGCACGTCACCCTGGCCCGCAAGAAAGGCCCCGCCCCGCGCCTCCCGCCCCTCACGTTCACGCAGGACTGGTCCGCCACGCAGATGCACCTCATCCACACCTTCCTGCCGCGCGACAAGACCGGCCCCATCTACGACACCGTGAGCCGCTTCCCCCTCACCGGCAGCGCCCCACTCCCCGCCCCCACCCCCACCGCGACGACGGCGCAGCTCCCCCAGGAGGACGACCATGGATAA
- the priA gene encoding replication restart helicase PriA — MSAPPPPHPAPPPGAPHPWQVALPLPVPAYDFLPPHGHPHASPPVGHRVLVPWRGELTVGIVIGPAEARGTHRLRETVHVLDDTPWVNPAFVTALCGLSRLARTPLGLLFSDLLGVGWEARTHHEARAVPGSDLTLFGPRTPGPDWTDASTFGAPLLDAIREQGLLDERFTPAPRTTTGYVALTAGRQALTRRQQDAWQTLHDHGPLGGQGEWATRAGVSASVVAQVLARGWAASVQQPAAPPDLPAPATRPPRPLPDTLPQEPVWRLHGGRSAERHARLAPRVRRLLSLGRGVLVLAPDAATLRHAWDDLSPLAHAEGTRAVCFSGTLNAAQREHAWNLIRSGEAGLIVGSALALGAPHPDLGLIVLLEEASDAHKLLSGSRAFIPELVTRLAAAHPVTPLAILGCVPAAETLTHPGEVLPPPAMRLHVVDYSAPPEQPQLGPLSSPHLKPGDLGYPLSHDLARVLRQVQERGRQAVLLAPRRGYSALLRCSSCQHTPGCPNCDVPLRFHQERRALHCHQCGHETAIPDRCDECGDPMWQARGPGTEWIVQEVRKLLPGMPVYRHDRDQQDDLSAIQRGESGVVVGTQALLSLDAPPDLALIGVTLADTWLNISDFRAGERYHRLLRQLVAWHPARAPLTVVQTFQPTHPALSCLQAGQDAAYYPALEVRAREDLGYPPHRLLTYIEISARDQQRAAIAAQDVADTLHGAGATTHEVLGPAPSPLARVRGTYPHQLLLRTRNETRLDELLSALDRRFAARVRVDISPRGLG; from the coding sequence ATGTCCGCCCCGCCGCCCCCTCACCCCGCCCCGCCACCCGGCGCGCCGCACCCCTGGCAGGTGGCCCTCCCGCTCCCCGTCCCCGCCTACGACTTCCTGCCGCCACACGGCCACCCGCACGCCAGCCCTCCCGTCGGGCACCGCGTGCTCGTCCCGTGGCGCGGCGAACTCACGGTCGGCATCGTGATCGGCCCCGCCGAGGCGCGCGGCACGCACCGCCTGCGCGAAACCGTGCACGTCCTCGACGACACCCCCTGGGTCAACCCCGCCTTCGTCACGGCGCTGTGCGGCCTGTCCAGGCTGGCCCGAACGCCGCTCGGCCTGCTGTTCTCGGACCTGCTCGGCGTCGGCTGGGAAGCCCGCACGCACCACGAGGCGCGCGCCGTACCGGGCAGCGACCTGACCCTCTTCGGACCGCGCACGCCCGGCCCCGACTGGACGGACGCCAGCACCTTCGGCGCGCCCCTGCTGGACGCCATCCGCGAACAGGGCCTGCTCGACGAACGCTTCACGCCCGCCCCGCGCACCACCACCGGCTACGTCGCCCTCACGGCAGGACGACAGGCCCTCACCCGCCGCCAGCAGGACGCGTGGCAGACCCTGCACGACCACGGCCCGCTCGGCGGACAGGGCGAATGGGCGACCCGCGCGGGCGTCAGCGCCAGCGTCGTCGCGCAGGTCCTCGCGCGCGGCTGGGCCGCCAGCGTCCAGCAGCCCGCAGCGCCACCCGACCTGCCCGCCCCCGCCACGCGCCCCCCACGCCCCCTCCCCGACACCCTCCCGCAGGAACCCGTCTGGCGACTGCACGGCGGCCGCAGCGCCGAACGCCACGCGCGCCTCGCGCCACGCGTGCGCCGCCTGCTGTCCCTCGGGCGCGGCGTGCTCGTCCTCGCGCCCGACGCCGCCACCCTCCGGCACGCCTGGGACGACCTCTCGCCCCTCGCGCACGCCGAAGGCACGCGCGCCGTGTGCTTCAGCGGCACCCTGAACGCCGCCCAGCGCGAACACGCCTGGAACCTCATCCGCAGCGGCGAAGCGGGCCTGATCGTCGGCAGCGCCCTCGCGCTCGGCGCGCCCCACCCGGACCTCGGCCTGATCGTCCTGCTCGAAGAGGCCAGCGACGCCCACAAACTCCTGAGCGGCTCGCGCGCCTTCATCCCGGAACTCGTCACGCGCCTCGCCGCCGCCCACCCCGTCACGCCCCTCGCCATCCTCGGCTGCGTGCCCGCCGCCGAAACCCTCACCCACCCCGGCGAAGTCCTCCCCCCGCCCGCCATGCGGCTGCACGTCGTCGACTACAGCGCCCCGCCCGAACAGCCGCAGCTCGGGCCGCTCAGCAGCCCCCACCTGAAACCCGGCGACCTCGGCTACCCCCTCTCCCACGACCTCGCCCGCGTCCTGCGGCAGGTGCAGGAACGCGGCCGACAGGCCGTCCTGCTCGCCCCCCGGCGCGGGTACTCCGCCCTGCTGCGCTGCTCGTCCTGCCAGCACACGCCCGGCTGCCCCAACTGCGACGTGCCCCTGCGCTTCCACCAGGAACGCCGCGCCCTGCACTGCCACCAGTGCGGCCACGAAACCGCCATCCCCGACCGCTGCGACGAATGCGGCGACCCCATGTGGCAGGCCCGCGGCCCCGGCACCGAATGGATCGTGCAGGAAGTCCGCAAACTCCTTCCCGGCATGCCCGTCTACCGCCACGACCGCGACCAGCAGGACGACCTGAGCGCCATCCAGCGCGGCGAGAGCGGCGTCGTGGTCGGCACGCAGGCCCTCCTGTCCCTCGACGCGCCCCCCGACCTCGCCCTGATCGGCGTGACGCTCGCCGACACCTGGCTCAACATCTCCGACTTCCGCGCCGGAGAACGCTACCACCGCCTGCTGCGGCAACTCGTCGCCTGGCACCCCGCCCGCGCCCCCCTCACCGTCGTGCAGACCTTCCAGCCCACCCACCCCGCCCTCAGCTGCCTGCAGGCCGGACAGGACGCCGCGTACTACCCGGCCCTCGAAGTCCGCGCCCGCGAAGACCTCGGCTACCCCCCCCACCGCCTCCTGACGTACATCGAAATCAGCGCCCGCGACCAGCAACGCGCCGCCATCGCCGCACAGGACGTCGCCGACACCCTCCACGGCGCGGGCGCCACCACGCACGAAGTCCTCGGCCCCGCCCCCAGCCCCCTCGCCCGCGTGCGCGGCACGTACCCGCACCAGCTGCTGCTCCGCACCCGCAACGAAACCCGACTCGACGAACTCCTCAGCGCCCTCGACCGCCGCTTCGCCGCCCGCGTCCGCGTCGACATCAGCCCACGCGGCCTCGGCTGA
- the rplT gene encoding 50S ribosomal protein L20: MPRVKTGVVRRRRHKKTLKQAKGFWGSRSKQYKNAFQTLLNAATYEYRDRRNKKRDFRRLWIQRINAGARLHGMSYSTFIAGLKGAGIDLNRKVLADIAAREPEAFAVLVASAKTAHTAAQDARKSA, translated from the coding sequence ATGCCACGCGTCAAGACCGGAGTTGTCCGCCGTCGCCGTCACAAGAAGACCCTCAAGCAGGCCAAGGGCTTCTGGGGCTCGCGCAGCAAGCAGTACAAGAACGCCTTCCAGACCCTGCTGAACGCGGCGACCTACGAGTACCGCGATCGCCGCAACAAGAAGCGTGACTTCCGCCGCCTGTGGATCCAGCGCATCAACGCCGGTGCGCGTCTGCACGGCATGAGCTACAGCACCTTCATCGCCGGCCTGAAGGGCGCGGGCATCGACCTGAACCGCAAGGTGCTGGCCGACATCGCCGCCCGTGAGCCCGAAGCGTTCGCGGTGCTCGTGGCGAGCGCCAAGACCGCCCATACCGCCGCCCAGGACGCCCGCAAGAGCGCCTGA
- the ffh gene encoding signal recognition particle protein encodes MFETLGNRLQDILERLKRESKLTEAQVKAAMREIRMALLEADVNFTVARDFVARVSEKAVGAEVLGSLTAGQQVVKVVHDELIETLGGKATQPTLKNEGNIIFMVGLQGAGKTTSTGKLAKYYKDKGRRVLLIAADTQRPAARDQLRVLGAQVGVPVLEVANNETPAQTAERLREHQRGDFRDLVIVDTAGRLQIDETLMDALADLKTALQPTETLLVVDAMTGQEALNVARTFDERVSLSGLIITKMDGDARGGAALSARFVTGKPIYFAGTSEKLTGLEPFYPDRVAGRILGMGDVLGLIERAQQADLAQMDMKKAGEFDLEDLLNQLRQIRKMGPLGDLIKLIPGMSRALPEGFNVDEHQIQKIDALISSMTLKERRNPTILNASRRKRIAAGSGSSVQEVNRLIKMHEQMKGMMKMLQGMQGGLGGKGGKMPRLPQMPPGLGGTPRK; translated from the coding sequence ATGTTCGAGACCCTTGGGAACAGGCTTCAAGACATCCTGGAGCGGCTGAAACGCGAAAGCAAACTCACCGAAGCCCAGGTCAAGGCCGCCATGCGCGAGATCCGCATGGCCCTGCTGGAGGCCGACGTCAACTTCACGGTCGCCCGCGACTTCGTGGCCCGCGTCAGCGAGAAAGCCGTCGGCGCCGAAGTGCTCGGCAGCCTCACCGCCGGACAGCAGGTCGTGAAAGTCGTCCACGACGAACTCATCGAAACCCTCGGCGGCAAAGCCACCCAGCCCACCCTGAAGAACGAAGGCAACATCATCTTCATGGTCGGCCTGCAGGGCGCCGGCAAGACCACCAGCACCGGCAAACTCGCCAAGTACTACAAGGACAAAGGCCGCCGCGTCCTCCTCATCGCCGCCGACACCCAGCGCCCCGCCGCGCGCGACCAGCTGCGCGTCCTCGGCGCGCAGGTCGGCGTGCCCGTCCTCGAAGTCGCCAACAACGAAACGCCCGCCCAGACCGCCGAACGCCTCCGCGAACACCAGCGCGGCGACTTCCGCGACCTCGTGATCGTCGACACCGCAGGCCGCCTCCAGATCGACGAGACCCTCATGGACGCCCTCGCCGACCTCAAAACCGCCCTGCAGCCCACCGAGACGCTCCTCGTCGTGGACGCCATGACCGGCCAGGAAGCCCTCAACGTCGCCCGGACCTTCGACGAACGCGTCAGCCTCTCCGGCCTCATCATCACCAAGATGGACGGCGACGCGCGCGGCGGCGCCGCCCTCAGCGCCCGCTTCGTCACCGGCAAACCCATCTACTTCGCCGGCACCAGCGAAAAACTCACCGGCCTCGAACCCTTCTACCCCGACCGGGTCGCCGGACGCATCCTCGGCATGGGCGACGTCCTCGGCCTCATCGAACGCGCCCAGCAGGCCGACCTCGCCCAGATGGACATGAAGAAGGCCGGCGAGTTCGACCTCGAAGACCTCCTCAACCAGCTCCGCCAGATCCGCAAGATGGGCCCCCTCGGCGACCTGATCAAACTCATCCCCGGCATGAGCCGCGCCCTCCCCGAAGGCTTCAACGTCGACGAACACCAGATCCAGAAGATCGACGCGCTCATCTCCAGCATGACCCTCAAAGAACGCCGCAACCCCACCATCCTCAACGCCTCACGCCGCAAACGCATCGCCGCCGGCTCCGGCAGCAGCGTCCAGGAAGTCAACCGCCTCATCAAAATGCACGAACAGATGAAAGGCATGATGAAAATGCTCCAGGGCATGCAGGGCGGCCTCGGCGGCAAAGGCGGCAAGATGCCCCGCCTCCCCCAGATGCCCCCCGGCCTCGGCGGCACCCCCCGCAAATAA